A single genomic interval of Methanooceanicella nereidis harbors:
- a CDS encoding type II/IV secretion system ATPase subunit, whose protein sequence is MTESENNDLNINLHDEDRKNFYGLLKKKQTEKENEQRSQVATEPITTSVGDSVDGAKKSPGQGPEKLDKDDTEKVVSDIDSPAAETPVSVNDEPEALKSIFKKTAMFEAAQQETTTATESFIKDIGLKGTLSHSTEVPGESIVSPSSSSKSEEDIINEFNALLNKGTSTEQKETAIDAQTGISKVKDKKKIKKTIEFEPYNPDKHGPMSVFPGVAGYEEIERYWVIEPYSFIVILYNEQTNNYLYYVVEPSLTVFEKELLEEVYERLQDVLVLEDLDTKTDKKELLKLKTTEVINDYIGKIDTKSYHKILYYIQRDYLEFGKINAIMHDNFIEDISNNGFDTPVFLYHKNYENIMTNITFSEKQLDSFVIKLAQRCGKHISIAEPMVDATMPDGSRIQMTLGKEITTRGSTFTIRKFKDIPITPIDLIAWNTFSSETMAYMWICIENNKSLIFSGGTASGKTSSLNAVALFIPPKAKVISLEDTRELKLPHQNWIPGLTRDSFTADGKGAIEMFALLKAALRQRPEYLLVGEVRGKEALTLFQAMSTGHTTFSTMHADSVESAIHRLENPPISVPRTMITALNIISIQSQTYLRNKRVRRNMKLVEIHDIDPNTRNIRTNDIYVWNSGTDRFDRVGESRMLAEIAQRRAWSRKDLSTEVLRRQRVLEYMVKNNIRDFKQVSAIIQAYSVRPDRVLEKLGIRD, encoded by the coding sequence GTGACGGAATCGGAAAATAATGACCTGAATATCAACCTCCACGACGAAGATCGAAAAAATTTTTATGGGCTTCTTAAGAAAAAGCAGACAGAGAAAGAAAATGAACAGAGATCGCAGGTAGCGACAGAGCCCATCACAACGTCGGTCGGGGATTCAGTAGACGGCGCTAAAAAAAGTCCGGGACAGGGCCCTGAAAAACTTGATAAGGATGATACTGAGAAAGTAGTATCAGATATTGACAGCCCAGCCGCAGAGACTCCGGTCTCGGTAAACGACGAGCCTGAAGCGCTTAAAAGTATTTTCAAAAAGACAGCTATGTTCGAGGCCGCGCAGCAGGAAACTACCACGGCCACAGAGAGCTTTATTAAAGACATCGGGCTGAAAGGTACTTTATCTCACTCCACAGAGGTTCCGGGAGAGTCTATCGTATCACCCTCATCTTCGTCAAAGTCGGAAGAAGATATTATTAACGAGTTCAATGCACTGCTTAACAAGGGCACCTCGACTGAACAGAAAGAGACTGCCATCGATGCGCAGACAGGCATTTCGAAAGTAAAGGACAAGAAGAAAATTAAAAAGACAATAGAGTTCGAGCCGTACAATCCGGATAAACACGGGCCTATGTCTGTATTTCCGGGAGTCGCCGGATATGAGGAGATCGAACGCTACTGGGTCATCGAACCGTACTCCTTCATAGTCATCCTTTACAACGAGCAGACAAACAATTATCTCTATTATGTAGTCGAACCATCATTAACTGTATTTGAAAAAGAGCTGCTTGAAGAAGTCTACGAGCGTCTGCAGGACGTTCTAGTGCTTGAGGACCTCGACACAAAGACCGATAAGAAGGAACTGTTGAAACTAAAGACCACAGAGGTCATCAACGACTATATCGGCAAGATCGACACTAAATCATATCATAAGATCCTTTATTATATCCAGAGAGATTATCTGGAGTTCGGCAAGATCAATGCCATAATGCACGATAACTTCATAGAGGATATCTCCAACAACGGGTTTGATACACCGGTATTCCTTTATCATAAGAACTACGAGAACATCATGACGAACATCACGTTCTCGGAAAAACAGCTTGACTCATTTGTCATAAAATTAGCCCAGCGCTGCGGAAAGCATATTTCCATCGCTGAGCCGATGGTGGATGCGACGATGCCGGACGGTTCCCGTATCCAGATGACCCTGGGTAAGGAGATCACGACCAGGGGAAGCACGTTCACCATCCGTAAGTTCAAGGATATACCCATAACGCCGATCGACCTTATCGCGTGGAACACGTTCTCGTCGGAGACCATGGCCTATATGTGGATATGTATAGAGAATAACAAGAGCCTGATATTCTCTGGAGGAACGGCTTCGGGTAAGACGTCGTCCCTTAACGCGGTAGCGTTGTTCATACCGCCTAAGGCAAAGGTCATCTCTCTCGAAGATACAAGAGAGCTAAAACTGCCTCACCAGAACTGGATCCCGGGACTTACCAGGGATTCATTCACTGCGGACGGCAAAGGCGCGATAGAGATGTTCGCGCTGCTTAAAGCAGCTTTGAGACAGCGTCCCGAATACCTGCTCGTGGGTGAGGTCAGAGGTAAGGAAGCGCTTACATTATTCCAGGCGATGTCCACGGGCCACACCACGTTCTCGACAATGCACGCCGACTCGGTAGAATCGGCCATCCACCGTCTTGAGAACCCGCCCATAAGCGTACCCCGTACCATGATCACGGCGCTCAATATCATCAGCATTCAGTCGCAGACATATCTCAGGAACAAGCGTGTCAGGCGTAACATGAAGCTTGTGGAGATCCACGACATCGACCCGAATACGAGGAACATACGGACCAACGATATTTATGTATGGAACTCCGGGACGGACAGGTTCGACAGGGTCGGAGAGTCCAGGATGCTCGCGGAGATCGCACAAAGAAGGGCATGGTCCAGAAAAGACCTGAGCACCGAAGTGTTACGAAGGCAGCGCGTGCTGGAGTATATGGTCAAGAACAATATACGTGACTTCAAGCAGGTCAGCGCTATCATTCAGGCATACAGCGTAAGGCCGGACAGAGTTCTTGAAAAGCTTGGCATAAGGGACTGA
- a CDS encoding hydantoinase/oxoprolinase family protein, with the protein MILGIDIGGANTKAASSDGKFTMSKYLPLWKEADLEGTLRSIKEAAGDIDAVGVAITGELADCYPTKKEGIEHISSVVKKVFKNAVFYGSDGKFYRDTPDHKLFSAANWVASARYVGMVHKDILFIDIGSTTTDIIPVVGSLPAAGMTDFQRLAHNELIYAGALRTNIAALLQRVNIKDMDVRTSSELFAITGDAYLLLERITPEEYTCDTPDCGSKDSKGAALRLARVVCCDLEELDMGDVMDIARQVHTYQVDTLKEAVDELVKLHGLNKAIICGQGSFIAKDALLGMHIPFTMLSAEYGDEISKVFPAYAVARLLGNTVQD; encoded by the coding sequence ATGATACTTGGAATTGATATTGGCGGAGCGAACACAAAGGCAGCGTCTTCTGATGGAAAATTCACCATGTCTAAATACCTTCCGCTCTGGAAGGAAGCAGACCTTGAAGGCACGCTGCGATCGATAAAGGAAGCTGCCGGGGACATCGATGCCGTTGGCGTGGCAATAACCGGAGAGCTTGCAGATTGCTATCCTACGAAAAAAGAAGGCATAGAACATATTTCAAGCGTAGTAAAAAAAGTATTCAAGAACGCGGTCTTTTATGGCAGTGACGGTAAGTTTTACCGGGATACGCCGGACCATAAGCTATTCTCGGCCGCGAACTGGGTGGCGTCAGCCAGATATGTCGGTATGGTCCATAAAGACATTCTTTTCATAGACATCGGAAGTACTACTACGGACATCATCCCTGTTGTAGGCAGCCTGCCAGCGGCAGGTATGACAGATTTCCAGCGGCTGGCGCATAACGAGCTTATCTACGCAGGAGCCCTGAGGACCAACATAGCGGCATTGCTGCAGCGTGTCAATATAAAGGATATGGACGTAAGAACGTCCTCCGAGCTTTTTGCTATAACCGGCGACGCATATCTTTTACTGGAGCGCATAACTCCGGAAGAGTATACCTGCGACACTCCCGACTGCGGAAGCAAGGATAGCAAAGGCGCTGCATTGAGGCTCGCAAGGGTGGTGTGCTGTGACCTTGAAGAGCTTGATATGGGTGATGTGATGGATATCGCACGACAGGTCCATACGTATCAGGTCGATACGCTAAAAGAAGCGGTCGATGAACTTGTAAAGCTCCACGGGCTCAATAAGGCCATAATTTGTGGCCAGGGGTCATTCATCGCAAAGGATGCGCTTCTTGGAATGCATATCCCGTTCACGATGCTATCTGCGGAGTACGGGGATGAGATATCTAAAGTATTCCCTGCATATGCGGTCGCCAGGCTGCTCGGGAATACTGTTCAGGATTGA
- a CDS encoding ATP-grasp domain-containing protein: protein MKILLAEYSVCTGMEGAIQKEGRAMLNTLKSSFEKAGCSVLIPDDFEDDLERQSRECDCGLVIAPDDILEGYTKVIEENCINLGCPSSVIRLCADKLETTETLIHNGIPAPRIVREEGVKCVVKPRYGCASEGVYLSESPSEKEGCISTEYIEGDHMSVSLIGGSTMLPLTLNRQFIDFKDTIEYNGNETPYAHPGKDEIFSIAMKAGHMLGCRGLFGVDIVYGDKPYVVDVNPRPTTAVLCISRVMDENIADLILRARFGILPKKVNVTGHCSFTKRDLENLR from the coding sequence ATGAAAATATTACTGGCGGAGTATTCGGTTTGCACGGGCATGGAGGGGGCCATCCAAAAAGAAGGCCGTGCAATGCTGAACACGCTTAAAAGCTCATTTGAGAAGGCAGGATGCAGCGTTCTCATACCGGACGATTTTGAGGACGATCTTGAAAGGCAGTCCCGGGAATGTGACTGCGGCCTTGTGATAGCCCCGGACGACATACTCGAGGGATACACTAAGGTAATTGAAGAGAACTGCATAAATCTTGGATGCCCTTCGTCTGTCATAAGATTATGCGCGGATAAGCTGGAGACTACGGAGACACTTATCCATAACGGGATACCCGCGCCACGAATAGTCAGGGAGGAAGGCGTTAAGTGTGTGGTAAAGCCAAGATATGGGTGCGCATCAGAAGGCGTATACCTATCGGAGAGTCCGTCGGAAAAGGAAGGTTGCATATCGACGGAATACATTGAAGGCGACCATATGAGCGTTTCTCTCATTGGCGGAAGCACGATGCTACCGCTAACCCTGAACCGGCAATTCATAGATTTTAAAGATACTATCGAATATAACGGGAACGAGACCCCTTATGCTCATCCCGGAAAAGATGAAATATTCAGTATAGCGATGAAAGCCGGCCATATGCTGGGCTGCCGGGGGCTTTTTGGCGTCGATATCGTCTACGGCGATAAGCCATATGTCGTCGATGTCAACCCGAGGCCTACGACTGCCGTGCTTTGCATATCCCGGGTGATGGATGAGAATATCGCGGATCTGATACTCAGGGCGCGATTCGGGATATTGCCTAAAAAAGTAAACGTGACGGGGCACTGCTCGTTCACAAAACGTGACCTGGAGAATTTACGATGA
- the surE gene encoding 5'/3'-nucleotidase SurE, whose translation MTYRILITNDDGVNSSGLYAAYEAVKGLGEVTIVAPATQQSAVGRSMTLFEPLRISKHTTNGILAYGVSGRPTDAVLLGMFTIMDKKPDLVISGVNIGENLSTEAVTTSGTIGAALEAASQDVPAIAVSMKVEDEGDKFMDMDHMRDYSVTMSVINRLAKCVLEGAIPEGIDVLNVNVPSRAMPDTEVVVTSLARKMYNTCIHHRHDPRGRPYYWIDGTIIEDAPEGTDLHTVLKLNKISVTPLSLDLTASSSSVELKKMLGRAFNI comes from the coding sequence ATGACATACAGGATCCTTATCACAAACGATGACGGGGTCAACTCTTCCGGGCTCTATGCAGCCTACGAGGCCGTTAAGGGCCTTGGGGAGGTCACGATAGTCGCGCCTGCGACACAGCAGAGCGCCGTCGGACGCTCTATGACGCTTTTCGAGCCCCTCAGGATATCCAAGCACACCACGAATGGGATCCTGGCCTATGGCGTTAGCGGCAGGCCCACCGATGCAGTACTTCTGGGCATGTTCACTATCATGGACAAAAAACCCGACCTTGTGATATCAGGCGTGAACATAGGTGAGAACCTTAGTACCGAAGCTGTGACGACCTCCGGCACCATAGGCGCGGCACTTGAAGCGGCAAGCCAGGACGTCCCTGCAATAGCCGTGTCCATGAAGGTAGAGGACGAGGGCGACAAGTTCATGGATATGGACCACATGCGCGATTATTCCGTCACTATGAGCGTTATCAACAGGCTGGCGAAGTGTGTGCTCGAAGGCGCCATTCCTGAAGGCATAGACGTGCTGAACGTCAACGTTCCGTCAAGGGCTATGCCGGACACTGAAGTCGTCGTCACGAGCCTGGCAAGGAAGATGTATAACACTTGCATTCATCACAGGCACGACCCGAGAGGACGCCCATACTACTGGATCGACGGCACGATCATCGAGGATGCGCCCGAAGGTACGGACCTGCATACCGTTTTAAAGCTGAATAAAATATCCGTCACCCCGCTGTCTCTGGACCTTACGGCTAGTTCGTCAAGCGTTGAGCTGAAAAAAATGCTGGGACGCGCTTTCAATATATAA
- the truA gene encoding tRNA pseudouridine(38-40) synthase TruA, with amino-acid sequence MMKTAIKIAYIGTDFSGSQYQPDRRTVEGELKKGLVEAGTINENTRVYLSGRTDAGVHALCQVAAFEPADIKLAEPRIINSKMPKDLWSYSKAEVPDGFDPRRDPESREYRYILHAPGLDEVTMAMCSEMLLGTHDFTNFATLEPGKDPVRMVKNIGIRKHGDFFFIDIEANSFLWNMVRKIVSVLRMVGSGEQQPEWVEMLLDPGEHREGVPAAPAGGLYLMKINYPGIDFIDDEYAKKRAYRRLSESFESYYTMSEIYREFRDAMR; translated from the coding sequence ATGATGAAGACCGCCATTAAGATAGCATATATCGGCACTGATTTTTCCGGTTCCCAGTACCAGCCTGACCGAAGGACTGTGGAGGGAGAATTAAAAAAAGGACTGGTCGAGGCCGGGACCATAAATGAAAATACCCGGGTATATCTTTCGGGAAGGACCGATGCGGGAGTACATGCATTATGCCAGGTTGCGGCGTTCGAGCCTGCCGATATAAAGCTGGCGGAGCCGAGGATCATCAACTCAAAGATGCCAAAAGACCTATGGTCTTATTCAAAGGCGGAAGTGCCCGACGGTTTCGACCCGCGGAGGGACCCGGAGAGCAGGGAGTACAGGTATATCCTGCACGCTCCCGGCCTGGATGAAGTGACGATGGCTATGTGCTCCGAAATGCTTCTCGGCACCCATGATTTTACGAACTTTGCCACACTTGAGCCGGGAAAAGACCCGGTCCGTATGGTAAAAAATATCGGGATCAGAAAGCATGGCGACTTTTTCTTTATCGACATAGAAGCCAATTCTTTTTTATGGAACATGGTCAGAAAGATAGTGAGCGTCCTGCGGATGGTGGGAAGCGGCGAGCAGCAGCCGGAATGGGTGGAGATGCTGCTTGATCCCGGCGAACACAGGGAAGGCGTTCCCGCGGCGCCTGCCGGGGGCTTATACCTTATGAAGATCAACTATCCCGGGATCGACTTCATCGATGATGAGTATGCAAAGAAACGGGCATACAGGAGGCTATCGGAATCCTTTGAATCGTATTATACGATGTCCGAAATATACCGGGAATTCCGCGATGCGATGAGATAA
- a CDS encoding phosphate-starvation-inducible PsiE family protein → MAALKDPRIDYITDQVLERVQFWIYLAVTAFLVIMALIAFYIVAIDLLNLIMHSPSIIGIDNALEDLLVILIIAALIQTLIEYIKSGQLDPRLILSVGLTAVIRRVLVFGANQRPWEDIVLTALLLLVLIIGIYLIGDKKFTHEK, encoded by the coding sequence ATGGCTGCATTGAAGGATCCCCGTATCGATTATATAACCGACCAGGTACTCGAGAGGGTCCAGTTTTGGATATACCTTGCTGTGACCGCGTTCCTGGTGATAATGGCACTTATTGCGTTCTATATAGTGGCCATCGACCTGTTGAATTTAATAATGCATTCTCCAAGCATCATCGGCATCGATAATGCGCTTGAAGACCTGCTGGTGATACTTATCATCGCCGCGCTTATCCAGACGCTGATAGAGTATATAAAAAGCGGACAGCTTGACCCGAGGCTTATACTCAGCGTAGGACTTACCGCGGTGATCAGGCGTGTCCTCGTTTTCGGGGCAAACCAGAGGCCGTGGGAGGACATAGTCTTAACGGCTTTGCTGTTACTGGTTCTGATAATAGGCATATATCTTATAGGCGATAAGAAGTTTACCCATGAAAAGTGA
- a CDS encoding phosphate-starvation-inducible PsiE family protein — translation MYNETIAGLLAKIESAIYLLVALFLVIMALMSFFIVGKDMAQFMFEPFSMNTLVHGLQDLLVTLIIAELIQTVIVYIESHQLDLKLILGAGLTAMIRRVLVFGVEKIPWEEMAITAVLIVALVVAIYYIGDKKIRIERSSQK, via the coding sequence ATGTATAATGAAACGATTGCCGGGCTGCTGGCAAAAATAGAGTCGGCCATATACCTGCTCGTAGCGCTGTTCCTTGTCATAATGGCTCTCATGTCCTTTTTTATTGTGGGAAAGGACATGGCTCAGTTCATGTTCGAGCCTTTCAGCATGAACACGCTAGTCCACGGTCTTCAAGACCTTCTTGTGACGCTTATCATAGCAGAGCTCATCCAGACCGTCATCGTGTATATCGAAAGCCACCAGCTGGACCTTAAGCTTATCCTGGGCGCGGGATTGACGGCAATGATAAGGCGTGTGCTCGTGTTCGGCGTGGAGAAGATCCCATGGGAAGAAATGGCCATAACCGCTGTTCTGATAGTGGCACTTGTAGTGGCTATATACTATATAGGAGATAAAAAGATAAGGATTGAAAGATCTTCACAAAAGTGA
- a CDS encoding potassium channel family protein → MHKISGIFSRRALKSRYLLYPIAIITIVLIYARIFLLLKNDFNVQDPDFLTAIYWVITTMTTTGFGDIVPMTQAGQIFSTIVIITGIIIFFAIVLPLLVTPIMEKWIRSPVSRLPDWMKEHVVICGYNALVDSLVKELASEEKPFAVVDESLDHVLMLQRRGYYAIQGDPSDEDILKMAHIERASAMIANSGDPKNAAIVLTASQLSKCYIVALVENLDMAHYLEFAGADVVVSPKKMLGINIGASAVSSINLEVTNIVDIGGDMKICKLPIYPDNPMIGKKLMDLGIRERTGATIVAVFRNGEFTVNPLPKLVIRESMVLVAMGTMDQLKNISTMARVKNFAKKGKCIIAGFGDVGQEVAKRFDERKIPYTVIDIKEYPGVEQVVGNSTDRDILIKAGIEDAFTLIVTLNNDDKNMLTTLLARNLNPHINIVSRANLDRSVAKLYRAGADYVMSLSTIGGQMLARIVESGEFEGAVPISEDVLLSRFNVKGSKLEGKTIRESMMRARSGCTILGVIEDHKFYPSPDPSMKLNENMTIIAVGTLRQLDTCLELYDLKEASEEDAISK, encoded by the coding sequence ATGCATAAGATTTCAGGGATCTTTTCGAGAAGAGCGTTAAAGTCGCGTTACCTGTTGTACCCGATAGCCATAATCACCATAGTCCTTATATACGCAAGGATATTTTTACTGCTAAAAAACGATTTTAACGTACAGGACCCTGATTTTTTAACGGCGATTTACTGGGTCATCACGACCATGACAACGACCGGATTTGGCGACATCGTACCCATGACACAGGCAGGCCAGATATTTTCGACGATCGTGATAATCACAGGCATCATAATATTTTTTGCGATAGTCCTGCCATTGCTGGTAACCCCTATTATGGAAAAGTGGATAAGGTCTCCGGTCAGCAGGCTTCCTGACTGGATGAAGGAGCATGTGGTCATTTGCGGCTATAACGCACTTGTCGATTCGCTGGTAAAGGAACTGGCGTCGGAAGAAAAGCCATTCGCGGTCGTGGACGAGTCCCTGGATCACGTTCTAATGCTCCAGCGCAGGGGCTATTATGCTATACAGGGGGACCCGTCGGACGAGGATATCCTAAAAATGGCGCACATCGAGAGAGCCAGCGCAATGATAGCCAATTCGGGGGACCCAAAGAACGCGGCGATTGTATTGACCGCTTCGCAGCTATCGAAATGTTACATCGTCGCCCTTGTCGAAAACCTTGACATGGCCCATTACCTGGAGTTCGCAGGAGCCGACGTTGTCGTATCCCCTAAGAAAATGCTGGGGATCAATATCGGGGCGTCGGCGGTATCCTCCATAAATCTCGAGGTCACGAATATCGTGGACATCGGCGGCGACATGAAAATATGCAAACTGCCGATATATCCGGATAATCCCATGATAGGTAAAAAGTTGATGGATCTTGGCATAAGGGAAAGGACCGGGGCTACGATAGTCGCTGTGTTCAGGAACGGAGAATTCACGGTGAACCCGCTTCCAAAGCTGGTCATAAGAGAGTCCATGGTCCTGGTAGCCATGGGTACGATGGATCAGCTTAAGAACATCAGTACCATGGCCCGGGTAAAAAATTTTGCAAAGAAGGGGAAATGTATCATCGCAGGCTTTGGCGATGTGGGTCAGGAAGTCGCTAAACGCTTCGATGAGCGGAAAATACCCTATACGGTCATTGACATCAAGGAATATCCCGGCGTCGAACAGGTCGTGGGTAACTCCACTGACAGGGATATATTGATCAAGGCCGGCATAGAGGACGCGTTCACTCTTATCGTGACGCTTAACAACGACGACAAGAACATGCTGACTACGCTCCTGGCCAGAAACCTCAACCCTCACATCAATATCGTATCACGGGCGAACCTTGACCGATCGGTGGCTAAATTATACCGTGCCGGGGCCGATTACGTGATGTCACTTTCGACCATAGGCGGACAAATGCTCGCACGCATAGTGGAGAGCGGCGAGTTCGAGGGAGCCGTCCCTATTTCCGAGGACGTATTATTATCGCGGTTCAATGTTAAGGGATCAAAGCTGGAAGGCAAAACTATCCGGGAGTCAATGATGAGGGCACGGTCCGGATGCACGATCCTTGGCGTTATCGAGGACCATAAGTTCTACCCCAGCCCGGACCCTTCCATGAAATTAAATGAAAACATGACGATAATAGCGGTGGGGACATTAAGGCAGCTGGATACCTGCCTGGAATTGTACGATCTTAAGGAAGCCTCTGAAGAAGATGCTATTTCAAAATAA
- a CDS encoding F420-dependent methylenetetrahydromethanopterin dehydrogenase, whose protein sequence is MTVRVGIVKLGNIGTSRFIDLVLDERADRDIYVRTVGAGAKMGEAEAEEMKAILDFKPQFCIVISPNCTVPGPTKAREMLKEAGIPTIVVSDPPALKIKDDLKAKGFGYFIVKCDPMIGARRQFLDPTEMVLFNADAVKVLAATGVVRLIQKALDEVIAGYAAGQTPALPQIVIDDEKAVAAAGYKNPYAVAKARAAFVMSEKVADVDLKGCFMQKEMDQYVPTVATAHELLRHAAKLAEEARELEKATDSVLRTPHAADGKVLSKTALLTKPE, encoded by the coding sequence ATGACCGTAAGAGTAGGAATCGTTAAATTAGGAAACATCGGAACCTCAAGGTTTATCGACCTGGTCCTCGATGAGCGTGCAGACAGAGACATCTACGTAAGGACAGTCGGAGCCGGCGCCAAGATGGGCGAAGCTGAGGCCGAAGAGATGAAAGCGATCCTCGACTTCAAGCCACAGTTCTGCATAGTCATCAGCCCGAACTGCACAGTACCGGGCCCGACCAAGGCAAGGGAAATGCTCAAGGAAGCAGGCATCCCGACCATCGTAGTATCCGACCCGCCCGCACTCAAGATCAAGGACGATCTCAAAGCAAAGGGCTTTGGTTACTTCATCGTCAAGTGCGACCCCATGATCGGAGCACGCAGGCAGTTCCTTGACCCGACCGAAATGGTCCTGTTCAACGCGGACGCCGTAAAGGTGCTCGCAGCCACCGGTGTCGTAAGGCTCATCCAGAAAGCTCTGGACGAGGTCATCGCAGGATACGCCGCAGGCCAGACCCCGGCTCTCCCGCAGATCGTCATCGACGACGAGAAGGCTGTCGCAGCCGCAGGCTACAAGAACCCGTACGCAGTCGCCAAGGCAAGGGCAGCGTTCGTCATGTCAGAGAAAGTCGCAGACGTAGACCTCAAGGGCTGCTTCATGCAGAAGGAGATGGACCAGTACGTCCCGACAGTCGCAACCGCCCACGAGCTGCTCAGGCACGCTGCAAAGCTCGCCGAGGAAGCAAGGGAACTCGAGAAGGCCACGGACTCTGTCCTCAGGACTCCTCACGCTGCAGACGGCAAGGTCTTATCCAAGACCGCGCTCCTGACAAAGCCAGAGTAA
- a CDS encoding DUF4870 domain-containing protein, which yields MVGQSPEDERLKGALAYVLTWLTGIIILIIAGDSRFLKFHAMQSIVFGIIVTVLAMVLSVICIGAIIGLLGWLYSLYGAYVVYTGREFRIPYIADFVENSLMKA from the coding sequence ATGGTAGGTCAATCTCCAGAAGATGAAAGGCTCAAGGGCGCCTTGGCATATGTTTTAACATGGTTAACAGGAATAATAATTTTGATAATAGCCGGTGACAGCAGGTTCTTAAAATTCCATGCAATGCAGTCAATCGTATTCGGCATTATCGTAACTGTTCTTGCAATGGTATTATCGGTAATATGCATCGGTGCCATAATAGGCCTGCTCGGATGGCTTTACAGCCTTTACGGCGCTTATGTCGTATATACAGGAAGGGAATTCCGCATTCCGTATATTGCAGACTTCGTCGAGAACAGCTTAATGAAGGCGTAA
- a CDS encoding bifunctional N(6)-L-threonylcarbamoyladenine synthase/serine/threonine protein kinase codes for MECKRVLGIEGTAWSLSAAIAGWDRVYVEASNPYVPEKGGIHPMAAAQHHANHIGDVIKEVLSSGIDFDGVAFSQGPGLGPCLRTVATAARALALAYDVPLIGVNHCVAHIEVGRWQTGCYDPVVLYVSGANSQVLAYRAGRYRIFGETLDIGIGNALDKFGRYLGLQHPGGPKIEALAKEGKQYIELPYVVKGMDLSFSGMMSAAKDAAQRYSKEDVCFSLQENSFAMLVEVTERALAHTGKNEVLIGGGVGANMRLQKMLEDMCNDRGARFYAPPRRYFGDNGSMIAYTGLLQLKYDMTLEVEDSAVNPCYRPDEVDIPWL; via the coding sequence ATGGAATGCAAAAGAGTGCTGGGCATAGAGGGTACAGCATGGAGCCTTTCGGCTGCGATAGCAGGATGGGATAGAGTTTACGTGGAAGCATCAAATCCTTACGTCCCCGAGAAAGGCGGGATACATCCGATGGCGGCGGCGCAGCATCATGCCAACCATATAGGAGATGTCATAAAGGAAGTTTTATCCTCGGGCATAGATTTTGACGGCGTGGCATTCTCCCAGGGCCCTGGCCTGGGCCCCTGCCTGAGAACAGTGGCGACTGCGGCGAGAGCCCTCGCTCTTGCATATGATGTGCCGCTTATAGGTGTCAACCACTGCGTTGCGCACATAGAGGTGGGCAGGTGGCAGACCGGATGCTATGACCCCGTAGTGTTATACGTCAGCGGCGCTAACTCGCAGGTGCTGGCATACCGTGCCGGACGCTACAGGATATTCGGGGAGACGCTTGACATAGGGATAGGTAATGCGCTTGACAAGTTCGGAAGATATCTTGGCCTGCAGCATCCCGGCGGCCCGAAGATAGAGGCGCTGGCAAAAGAAGGGAAGCAGTATATAGAGCTTCCTTATGTGGTAAAGGGAATGGATCTTTCTTTCTCGGGCATGATGTCGGCCGCAAAAGATGCCGCGCAGCGATACTCGAAAGAAGATGTCTGTTTTTCATTACAGGAAAACTCTTTCGCGATGCTGGTCGAGGTCACCGAAAGGGCGCTGGCGCACACCGGCAAGAACGAGGTCCTGATAGGCGGAGGCGTCGGCGCTAACATGAGACTGCAAAAAATGCTCGAAGATATGTGCAATGATAGGGGCGCCAGGTTCTATGCGCCGCCGAGAAGGTATTTTGGCGATAACGGTTCCATGATAGCATACACAGGGCTTTTACAATTAAAATATGATATGACGCTTGAAGTTGAGGATTCGGCTGTAAACCCGTGTTACAGGCCTGACGAGGTGGATATCCCATGGCTTTAG